A region from the Benincasa hispida cultivar B227 chromosome 12, ASM972705v1, whole genome shotgun sequence genome encodes:
- the LOC120067879 gene encoding acidic endochitinase-like → MAILVLLCFSLIAVSTISSCHGLQIGVYWGQGRSEGSLIDACATGNYQIVNIAHLNSFGTGQNGPLNLVGHCDPTTGDCTKLSKDIKSCQALGIKIFLSIGGGAGSYTLNFTDDDATDDALYLWNNFLGGESSSRPLGDAVLDGIDFVVAWDPSSKHRDKLAKALMKYKEQSKNKFYLSAAPECPFPDAGLQPALNTGVFDYVWVQFYNNPPCDYSHGSLDNLLRSWKKWTEINAGQVFVDLPADSKVAFSGYIPPDVLRNRVLPELKRNSKFGGVVLWSREYDNGYSSIINQKVCGSAWSDSTSDMAMFPMGSKFVGGQGFKTCRGTCVL, encoded by the coding sequence ATGGCGATATTAGTTTTACTCTGTTTCTCTCTGATCGCCGTCTCCACCATCAGCAGCTGCCATGGCCTGCAGATCGGAGTTTATTGGGGACAGGGTCGGAGTGAAGGCAGCCTGATTGATGCTTGCGCCACCGGCAATTACCAAATCGTCAACATAGCCCATCTCAATTCATTTGGCACAGGCCAAAATGGGCCGCTTAATTTAGTCGGCCACTGCGATCCAACCACCGGCGACTGTACTAAATTGAGCAAAGACATTAAGTCATGTCAAGCCTTGGGCATCAAGATTTTTCTCTCCATTGGCGGCGGTGCCGGTAGCTACACTCTGAATTTCACTGACGATGATGCCACCGACGACGCCTTATACTTATGGAACAATTTCCTCGGCGGAGAATCAAGCTCCCGTCCTTTAGGCGACGCCGTATTGGACGGCATTGATTTCGTTGTCGCATGGGATCCATCATCAAAGCATAGAGATAAGCTTGCCAAAGCGTTAATGAAATACAAGGAACAgagtaaaaataaattttacttATCTGCTGCTCCAGAATGTCCCTTCCCTGATGCGGGTCTACAGCCTGCTCTTAACACAGGAGTCTTTGATTACGTTTGGGTACAATTTTACAACAATCCCCCTTGCGATTATTCGCACGGCAGTCTAGACAATTTGCTGCGTAGTTGGAAAAAGTGGACAGAAATTAATGCAGGCCAAGTGTTTGTTGACTTGCCAGCAGATTCAAAAGTGGCATTTTCGGGATATATTCCTCCTGATGTGCTCAGAAATCGAGTGTTACCGGAGCTTAAACGcaattcaaaatttgggggAGTGGTTTTGTGGTCTAGAGAATATGATAATGGATATAGTTCAATCATCAACCAAAAAGTATGTGGATCGGCCTGGAGTGATTCTACGAGTGATATGGCGATGTTCCCCATGGGAAGTAAGTTCGTTGGTGGACAAGGGTTTAAAACTTGTAGAGGAACTTGTGTGCTGTGA